A part of Criblamydia sequanensis CRIB-18 genomic DNA contains:
- a CDS encoding magnesium transporter — protein sequence MAVNIYKELEKIDFNKKVGSLTDDGTLFLEHEWTIDEATNFLRNFPKRSELRWFYVLDKEKKLKGVISSHNLLLAKSSNKVRDIMDESPISIKAEDSLSHAIHTMNELELLSLPVIDHTGAFLGIFEMQATPEIGKKESLKKKKMIYGDIFQMIGLSVEKADSKGVFSSFSHRIPWLIGNSLAGFACAIIAGLYEHVLQKAIILATLIPLILTLSESVSMQAMTLSLAILKKKEIPWKNLFFRIGEEWKTTFLLSIAAACFVSLASYFFLGSRLPYLVVFATIILSMFIAATFAVLAPIIVHKLKLDPKIASGPIVLVFADIMTTFVYLYLASIWLL from the coding sequence ATGGCCGTTAACATCTATAAAGAGCTTGAGAAAATCGACTTTAATAAGAAAGTCGGTTCTTTGACAGATGATGGCACCCTTTTTCTTGAACATGAATGGACAATTGATGAAGCGACAAACTTTTTAAGGAATTTCCCCAAAAGATCTGAACTGCGCTGGTTTTATGTATTGGACAAGGAAAAAAAATTAAAAGGTGTCATTTCTTCTCATAATCTTCTGCTTGCAAAGTCTTCAAATAAAGTTAGAGACATCATGGATGAAAGCCCTATCTCCATAAAAGCAGAAGATTCCTTAAGCCACGCCATTCATACGATGAATGAATTAGAGCTGCTTTCCTTGCCGGTGATTGATCATACAGGCGCCTTTCTTGGAATATTCGAAATGCAAGCAACGCCTGAAATCGGTAAAAAAGAATCTCTTAAGAAGAAAAAAATGATTTATGGAGACATCTTTCAGATGATCGGTCTTTCTGTTGAAAAGGCCGATTCCAAAGGTGTATTTTCCTCCTTTTCTCATCGAATTCCTTGGCTTATTGGAAATTCTCTTGCCGGGTTTGCGTGCGCTATCATTGCGGGTCTTTATGAACATGTCCTTCAAAAGGCCATTATTTTAGCGACATTAATCCCCCTTATTCTAACGTTGAGCGAGTCGGTTTCCATGCAAGCTATGACTTTAAGCCTTGCGATCCTAAAGAAAAAAGAAATTCCTTGGAAAAATCTTTTTTTTAGAATCGGCGAGGAGTGGAAGACGACGTTTCTTCTCTCCATTGCAGCCGCTTGCTTTGTAAGCTTAGCGTCCTATTTTTTCTTAGGGTCAAGACTGCCTTATCTTGTGGTTTTCGCAACCATTATCCTCTCTATGTTTATTGCGGCAACTTTTGCCGTTTTAGCCCCGATTATCGTTCATAAATTAAAATTGGACCCGAAAATCGCCTCAGGCCCGATAGTTCTTGTTTTTGCTGACATTATGACTACTTTTGTCTACCTTTATCTTGCTAGTATCTGGCTTTTATAG